The following are encoded together in the Anopheles nili chromosome 3, idAnoNiliSN_F5_01, whole genome shotgun sequence genome:
- the LOC128727135 gene encoding 17-beta-hydroxysteroid dehydrogenase 13-like, with protein MSSTTNAEVPYFTNAETGYVPAKLGHRTDAGTNPLRLLGFVLNHVIPDTVRFLVRLVPLILHGLVSLVLPAQRKSVRGQTALVTGGANGLGRALCLRLAQEGCNVAVVDIDLASAQRTVEDVRQLGVKAEPFLADISDYEAVERLREDVETRLGPVDVLVNNAGLLAVLSLSEGKPADLERIIGVNLLSHFWTIRAFMPGMITRHRGHIVGIASIAAYFPVGRFIPYTVTKYAVRALMESLSSELQMDGLQDSVQTTCVYPALIATRQQFMDMLDKLNFLKRFYVFTPQQVAEQVVQGVLTNKREVFVPSFIAFLSKQFECLPANLRHLIVSCMMRGKIPKLTTRTTNGPTKP; from the exons ATGTCCTCCACAACGAACGCTGAAGTGCCGTATTTTACGAACGCCGAAACCGGGTACGTTCCGGCAAAGTTGGGTCATCGTACCGATGCCGGAACCAATCCACTCCGGTTGCTTGGGTTCGTGCTGAACCACGTCATCCCGGATACGGTGCGGTTTCTCGTGCGCTTGGTTCCGTTGATCCTGCATGGCCTGGTGTCGCTGGTTTTGCCCGCCCAGCGTAAATCCGTCCGTGGCCAAACGGCACTCGTGACGGGTGGAGCTAATGGGCTTGGTCGAGCGTTGTGTCTTCGGCTGGCGCAGGAAGGTTGCAACGTGGCCGTGGTCGATATTGATCTAGCGAGTGCCCAAAGGACTGTGGAGGACGTTCGACAGCTTGGTGTAAAAGCGGAACCCTTTCTGGCTGACATTTCGGACTACGAAGCCGTCGAGCGGTTGCGAGAGGATGTCGAGACCCGGCTTGGGCCGGTTGATGTGCTGGTTAACAACGCTGGTCTGCTGGCGGTGTTGTCGTTGAGTGAAGGCAAACCTGCTGATCTGGAGCGCATCATTGGCGTTAATTTGCTGTCGCACTTTTGG ACGATACGCGCCTTTATGCCGGGCATGATCACCAGGCACCGTGGGCACATCGTCGGGATCGCCTCGATCGCGG CCTATTTTCCGGTGGGTCGCTTTATTCCTTACACCGTCACGAAGTACGCCGTGAGAGCGCTGATGGAGTCACTAAGCAGTGAGCTGCAAATGGATGGGCTGCAGGACAGCGTACAGACAACGTGCGTGTATCCGGCGTTGATCGCGACACGCCAGCAGTTTATGGACATGCTTGATAAGCTGAA CTTTCTGAAACGGTTCTACGTCTTCACACCACAACAAGTGGCCGAGCAAGTGGTCCAGGGCGTCCTCACCAACAAGCGCGAGGTGTTTGTTCCCTCATTCATTGCGTTTTTAAGCAAGCAGTTCGA GTGTTTACCGGCGAACCTGCGGCACCTGATCGTGTCCTGCATGATGCGAGGCAAAATACCGAAGCTGACGACCCGCACCACTAATGGCCCCACGAAACCTTGA